In Mytilus edulis chromosome 13, xbMytEdul2.2, whole genome shotgun sequence, a single window of DNA contains:
- the LOC139500537 gene encoding tripartite motif-containing protein 3-like yields MGDNARSKLQHVELQKSRTEIITSLNTKIYGIATHSNNILVKTKGETKLKLVNAMTGEITDSINDINPLKPISIYVTSDHRVFIGAWSGGKTFPASGRRVVVVMDQEGKQLQEYENDKHNKRLFTYPRCISITSNGNICVVDHLDIDHRGRVIVLSPGGDILGIYIGHPDVNTEKKPFKPVGIRTTPSDNIVVTDVDNHLLHILSDQGQVITYYNLHDIGILGPHALALSTSGTIYVGCVSADRSPDTAKAKLYELKYSGF; encoded by the coding sequence ATGGGGGATAATGCAAGATCAAAGTTACAACATGTCGAACTTCAGAAGAGTAGAACTGAAATAATAACAAGTTTAAACACTAAGATTTATGGAATAGCAACTCATTCAAATAACATTCTTGTTAAAACAAAAGGTGAGACTAAATTAAAACTAGTTAACGCCATGACAGGGGAAATAACAGATTCCATTAATGATATAAACCCTTTGAAACCAATCAGTATCTATGTGACCAGTGATCACAGAGTCTTCATAGGAGCCTGGTCTGGCGGTAAGACATTTCCTGCCTCAGGAAGACGTGTAGTGGTGGTAATGGATCAGGAAGGAAAACAACTACAGGaatatgaaaatgacaaacataaCAAACGGCTATTCACCTACCCTAGATGTATATCAATTACCAGTAATGGTAATATCTGTGTAGTAGATCATTTAGATATTGATCACAGAGGTAGAGTGATAGTGTTATCACCAGGAGGAGACATTTTAGGGATTTACATTGGTCACCCTGATGTCAACACTGAGAAGAAACCATTTAAACCTGTAGGAATACGAACAACACCATCAGATAATATCGTTGTTACTGATGTGGACAATCATTTATTACATATACTGAGTGACCAAGGACAAGTTATTACCTACTACAATCTCCATGACATAGGGATCTTAGGTCCACACGCCCTTGCTCTGTCTACATCAGGAACTATCTATGTAGGATGTGTTAGTGCAGACAGAAGTCCAGACACTGCAAAGGCAAAACTTTATGAGTTGAAATATTCTGGATTCTAG